A single region of the Anguilla anguilla isolate fAngAng1 chromosome 17, fAngAng1.pri, whole genome shotgun sequence genome encodes:
- the LOC118216483 gene encoding STE20-related kinase adapter protein alpha-like isoform X1 yields MSFLRWVSEKLSVESLRDLELFGEQAQGSSHRKPHEDSEESLTSIPHQVTMGTFLPDRSSYELLTIIGRGLEDLMTVNLARYRPTGEHIAIRRIDLEACTNDMVNYLQGELHVSKLFHHPCILPYRSIFIAENELWVITPFLAYGSARDLISTHFTEGMGELAIACVLLGVLKALDYIHHMGYVHRSVKASHVLISADGQVILSGLRSIFSLIRHGQRARSVHDFPQYSVKVLPWLSPEVLQQNLLGYDSRSDIYSLGITACELANGHVPFKDMPATQMLLEKLNGTVPCLLDTSTIPTDELTLKTSRSGADSGICEGPGASGARHANGDPSTSSHPYNRTFSPHFHAFVELCLQRDPQRRPSASALLGHSFFKQIKRRPSEALPELLRPVSPITSFQNAQPPDSPSGVASLESSLSQLDVDDWDF; encoded by the exons CCCCATGAAGACAGCGAGGAGTCTCTGACCTCCATCCCTCACCAGGTCACCATGGGAACCTTCCTACCCGACCGGTCCTCCTACGAGCTCCTCACCATCATCG GCAGGGGGCTGGAGGACCTGATGACGGTTAACCTGGCGCGGTACCGCCCCACCGGGGAGCACATAGCCATCCGCCGCATCGACCTGGAGGCCTGCACCAACGACATGGTCAACTACCTACAG GGGGAGCTCCACGTGTCGAAGCTGTTCCATCACCCATGCATACTGCCCTACAGAAGCATCTTCATCGCAGAGAACGAGCTCTGGGTGATCACCCCCTTCTTGGCCTACG GCTCAGCCAGAGACCTGATCAGCACCCATTTCACTGAGGGCATGGGTGAGCTGGCCATCGCCTGCGTCCTGCTGGGGGTGCTCAAGGCCTTGGACTACATTCACCACATGGGCTACGTGCACCG GAGCGTGAAGGCCAGCCATGTGCTGATCTCTGCAGACGGGCAGGTCATCCTGTCGGGGCTGCGCAGCATCTTCAGCCTGATCCGGCACGGCCAGCGAGCTCGGAGCGTGCACGACTTCCCCCAGTACAGCGTCAAAGTGCTGCCCTGGCTCAGCCCCGAGGTCCTGCAGCAG AACCTGCTGGGCTATGACTCTCGCTCAGACATCTACAGCCTGGGCATCACCGCCTGTGAGCTGGCCAACGGACACGTGCCCTTCAAGGACATGCCAGCCACCCAG atgCTGTTGGAGAAGCTGAACGGCACAGTCCCCTGCCTCCTGGACACCAGCACCATCCCCACGGACGAGCTCACGCTCAAGACCTCTCGCTCTGGGGCCGACTCGGGCATCTGCGAGGGCCCCGGGGCCAGTGGGGCCCGCCACGCTAACGGGGacccctccacctccagccACCCCTACAACCGCACCTTCAGCCCCCACTTCCACGCCTTCGTGGAGCTCTGCCTCCAGAGGGACCCCCAAAGAAG gCCTTCTGCCAGTGCTCTGCTCGGCCACTCCTTCTTCAAACAG ATTAAGCGCCGGCCGTCGGAGGCCCTGCCCGAGCTGCTGCGCCCCGTCTCGCCCATCACCAGCTTCCAGAACGCCCAGCCGCCCGACTCCCCCTCGGGCGTGGCCAGCCTGGAGTCCAGCCTCAGCCAGCTGGACGTGGACGACTGGGACTTCTGA
- the LOC118216483 gene encoding STE20-related kinase adapter protein alpha-like isoform X2 produces MGTFLPDRSSYELLTIIGRGLEDLMTVNLARYRPTGEHIAIRRIDLEACTNDMVNYLQGELHVSKLFHHPCILPYRSIFIAENELWVITPFLAYGSARDLISTHFTEGMGELAIACVLLGVLKALDYIHHMGYVHRSVKASHVLISADGQVILSGLRSIFSLIRHGQRARSVHDFPQYSVKVLPWLSPEVLQQNLLGYDSRSDIYSLGITACELANGHVPFKDMPATQMLLEKLNGTVPCLLDTSTIPTDELTLKTSRSGADSGICEGPGASGARHANGDPSTSSHPYNRTFSPHFHAFVELCLQRDPQRRPSASALLGHSFFKQIKRRPSEALPELLRPVSPITSFQNAQPPDSPSGVASLESSLSQLDVDDWDF; encoded by the exons ATGGGAACCTTCCTACCCGACCGGTCCTCCTACGAGCTCCTCACCATCATCG GCAGGGGGCTGGAGGACCTGATGACGGTTAACCTGGCGCGGTACCGCCCCACCGGGGAGCACATAGCCATCCGCCGCATCGACCTGGAGGCCTGCACCAACGACATGGTCAACTACCTACAG GGGGAGCTCCACGTGTCGAAGCTGTTCCATCACCCATGCATACTGCCCTACAGAAGCATCTTCATCGCAGAGAACGAGCTCTGGGTGATCACCCCCTTCTTGGCCTACG GCTCAGCCAGAGACCTGATCAGCACCCATTTCACTGAGGGCATGGGTGAGCTGGCCATCGCCTGCGTCCTGCTGGGGGTGCTCAAGGCCTTGGACTACATTCACCACATGGGCTACGTGCACCG GAGCGTGAAGGCCAGCCATGTGCTGATCTCTGCAGACGGGCAGGTCATCCTGTCGGGGCTGCGCAGCATCTTCAGCCTGATCCGGCACGGCCAGCGAGCTCGGAGCGTGCACGACTTCCCCCAGTACAGCGTCAAAGTGCTGCCCTGGCTCAGCCCCGAGGTCCTGCAGCAG AACCTGCTGGGCTATGACTCTCGCTCAGACATCTACAGCCTGGGCATCACCGCCTGTGAGCTGGCCAACGGACACGTGCCCTTCAAGGACATGCCAGCCACCCAG atgCTGTTGGAGAAGCTGAACGGCACAGTCCCCTGCCTCCTGGACACCAGCACCATCCCCACGGACGAGCTCACGCTCAAGACCTCTCGCTCTGGGGCCGACTCGGGCATCTGCGAGGGCCCCGGGGCCAGTGGGGCCCGCCACGCTAACGGGGacccctccacctccagccACCCCTACAACCGCACCTTCAGCCCCCACTTCCACGCCTTCGTGGAGCTCTGCCTCCAGAGGGACCCCCAAAGAAG gCCTTCTGCCAGTGCTCTGCTCGGCCACTCCTTCTTCAAACAG ATTAAGCGCCGGCCGTCGGAGGCCCTGCCCGAGCTGCTGCGCCCCGTCTCGCCCATCACCAGCTTCCAGAACGCCCAGCCGCCCGACTCCCCCTCGGGCGTGGCCAGCCTGGAGTCCAGCCTCAGCCAGCTGGACGTGGACGACTGGGACTTCTGA